The following proteins are co-located in the Castor canadensis chromosome 5, mCasCan1.hap1v2, whole genome shotgun sequence genome:
- the Pced1a gene encoding PC-esterase domain-containing protein 1A encodes MVFCLENEVLRRPLRSAMVQFQASEVQQLLHNKFVVILGDSIQRAVYKDLVLLLQKDSLLTVAQLKAKGELSFEQDQLVAGGQLGELHNGTQYREVRQFCSVSGHHLVRFYFLTRVYSEYLEDVLEELTYGPAPDLVIINSCLWDLSRYGRCSMESYRENLKRVFVRMDQVLPDSCLLVWNMAMPLGERVTGGFLLPELQPLAGSLRRDVVEGNFYSAILAGDHCFDVLDLHFHFRHAVRHRHRDGVHWDQHAHRHLSHLLLSHVADAWGVELPRRDYSPDPWIEDWSEMDHPFQGSHRQPQDFEEQLALPQPSPLPPPMSFPYPLPQPSPPPLFPPLPQDSTFFPNQPFPPYEFFNYNPMEDFSMPPNLGCGPGVNFVPGPLPPPVPGPVSHGQHRSPVVLRGMPRCIPKSPYHVPRMGGPCRQRLRHSDRLIHTYKLDKRRHAHSGTWPG; translated from the exons ATGGTCTTCTGTCTGGAAAACGAGGTGCTGCGCCGCCCGCTGCGAAGCGCCATGGTCCAATTCCAGGCCTCGGAAGTCCAGCAGCTGCTACACAACAAGTTCGTGGTCATCTTGGGGGACTCCA TTCAGAGAGCTGTGTATAAGGACCTAGTGCTTCTGCTTCAGAAAGACTCACTGCTTACAGTTGCTCAGTTGAAAGCCAAG GGGGAGCTGAGCTTTGAACAGGACCAGCTGGTGGCTGGGGGCCAGCTGGGTGAGCTGCACAACGGGACACAGTACCGTGAGGTCCGCCAGTTCTGCTCAGTTTCTGGCCACCACCTTGTGCGCTTCTACTTCCTCACCCGCGTTTATTCTGAGTACCTTGAGGATGTCCTGGAGGAGCTGACATATGGGCCTGCCCCAGACCTGGTGATCATCAATTCCTGCCTCTGGGATCTCTCCAG GTATGGCCGCTGCTCAATGGAGAGCTACCGAGAGAACCTGAAACGAGTGTTTGTGCGCATGGACCAGGTGTTGCCAGATTCCTGTCTGCTGGTGTGGAACATGGCAATGCCCCTGGGGGAGCGTGTCACTGGGGGCTTCCTCCTACCAGAG CTCCAGCCCCTGGCAGGCTCTCTGCGGCGGGATGTGGTTGAGGGGAACTTCTACAGTGCTATTCTGGCTGGGGACCACTGCTTCGACGTCCTGGACCTGCACTTTCATTTCCGGCATGCAGTACGGCATCGTCATCGAGATGGTGTCCACTGGGACCAACATGCACACCGCCACCTCTCACACCTGCTTCTGTCCCACGTGGCCGATGCCTGGGGTGTGGAACTGCCCAGGCGGGACTATTCCCCTG ACCCATGGATTGAGGACTGGTCAGAGATGGATCATCCATTCCAGGGAAGCCATAGGCAGCCCCAAGACTTCGAGGAACAGCTGGCCTTGCCCCAACCCTCTCCTTTGCCCCCTCCCATGTCTTTTCCCTACCCCCTTCCTCAGCCCTCACCGCCTCCCTTGTTCCCACCCCTGCCCCAGGATTCCACTTTTTTCCCAAACCAGCCCTTCCCACCCTATGAATTCTTCAATTATAATCCAATGGAAGACTTCTCAATGCCACCCAACTTAG GATGTGGTCCTGGAGTGAACTTTGTGCCTGGCCCCCTGCCACCTCCAGTCCCTGGCCCAGTCTCCCATGGTCAGCACCGGAGCCCTGTGGTCCTCCGGGGGATGCCACGCTGTATTCCCAAGAGCCCCTATCATGTGCCAAGGATGGGGGGACCCTGTAGGCAGCGGCTCAGACACTCAGACAGACTGATCCATACATATAAACTGGACAAACGGAGACATGCCCATTCAGGGACATGGCCTGGGTAG
- the Tmem239 gene encoding transmembrane protein 239: MMQQPRVETDTIGAGEGPQPAVSWSTRVTRQALVRWWVCHMPQSWAQWWSTSGWRQPLQRMLWGVEGILYLLLALMLCHALFTTGSHLLSSLWPVVATVWRHLLPAILLLMLSALPALLFMASFLLLFSTLLSLVGLLTSMTHQGYAQDLDQ; the protein is encoded by the coding sequence ATGATGCAGCAGCCTAGAGTGGAGACGGATACCATCGGGGCTGGTGAGGGGCCGCAGCCTGCAGTGTCCTGGTCAACCCGGGTCACCCGGCAGGCCTTGGTACGCTGGTGGGTGTGCCACATGCCCCAGAGCTGGGCCCAGTGGTGGAGCACATCAGGTTGGCGGCAACCCTTGCAGCGCATGCTGTGGGGTGTAGAAGGGATACTCTACCTACTGCTGGCGCTGATGCTCTGTCACGCACTCTtcaccactggctcacacctacTGAGCTCCCTGTGGCCCGTGGTGGCCACAGTGTGGCGCCACCTGCTGCCAGCTATCCTGCTGCTGATGCTCAGTGCTCTGCCTGCCCTGCTCTTCATGGCCTCCTTCCTGCTGCTCTTCTCCACGCTGCTGAGCCTCGTGGGCCTCCTCACCTCCATGACTCACCAAGGTTATGCTCAGGACTTGGACCAATAG